The following proteins are co-located in the Kiritimatiellaceae bacterium genome:
- a CDS encoding acetyl-CoA carboxylase carboxyltransferase subunit alpha, producing the protein MPPFTLPFEKPVLELEKKMHELENFSKKQDIDVSHEIELMKEKIAATRGQIYGNLTAWQKVQVARHPDRPYTLDYIRNMTTDFVEIHGDRIHGDDRAIIGGFAKIDGQKVMIIGSQKGRDTKSNLECNFGCAYPEGYRKALRLMKLADKFNVPVVTLIDTPGAFPGLESEERHIAEAIAVNLREMFNIRVPIIVAIIGEGGSGGALGIGIGDRILIFEHAYYSVISPEGCAAILFKDRAYADKSAEALKITAQHLIANKLADEVVPEPKGGAHTDPKAAAENLKTILLRNLAELKEQSSEQLMAGRYDKFRAMGVFNG; encoded by the coding sequence ATGCCGCCTTTTACACTGCCTTTTGAAAAACCGGTGCTTGAACTCGAGAAGAAAATGCACGAGCTGGAGAACTTCAGCAAGAAGCAGGATATCGACGTCTCGCACGAGATTGAGCTGATGAAGGAAAAGATCGCCGCGACCCGCGGCCAAATCTACGGCAACCTGACCGCGTGGCAGAAAGTTCAGGTCGCCCGTCATCCCGACCGGCCTTATACACTGGATTACATCCGGAACATGACCACCGACTTCGTCGAAATTCACGGCGACCGGATTCACGGCGACGACCGCGCCATTATCGGCGGTTTTGCGAAAATCGATGGACAGAAAGTCATGATCATCGGCTCGCAGAAAGGGCGCGATACCAAGAGCAATCTCGAATGCAACTTCGGTTGCGCCTATCCCGAAGGCTACCGCAAAGCGCTGCGTCTGATGAAACTGGCCGATAAATTCAATGTGCCGGTGGTTACGCTGATCGACACTCCCGGCGCGTTTCCAGGTCTCGAATCCGAAGAGCGTCATATTGCCGAAGCCATCGCCGTCAACCTGCGCGAAATGTTTAATATCCGCGTGCCGATTATCGTGGCGATTATCGGCGAAGGCGGCTCCGGCGGTGCGCTCGGTATCGGCATTGGCGACCGCATCCTGATTTTCGAACACGCCTATTATTCCGTCATTTCGCCTGAAGGTTGCGCCGCGATTTTGTTCAAGGATCGTGCTTATGCCGACAAATCCGCCGAGGCGCTCAAGATTACCGCTCAGCACTTGATCGCGAACAAGCTGGCCGATGAAGTCGTTCCGGAGCCGAAGGGCGGGGCGCATACCGATCCGAAAGCTGCCGCCGAAAATCTTAAAACGATTCTTTTGCGTAATCTGGCAGAACTGAAAGAACAGTCTTCGGAACAGCTTATGGCCGGACGCTACGACAAGTTCCGCGCCATGGGCGTTTTTAATGGATGA
- a CDS encoding L,D-transpeptidase family protein, producing MADIFVKSYDEQHKPNGRFVKTGLVVLAVTAAVIGVCLWMDSRSAKATEPKSAAQEKPAAQPVKTPVPAPAPVAQAAPAVSTTDSRAQQLFTRAQSLAAAGSLEQARDLLSEVIATAGDESLKNNAMRVQGRINVQLFLSQTLTPEKKSYVIQPGDSLDKIARLNKTTVEMIRKMNKMENNTIFPGGRLLMPVVPFVVQVNKSTKTLDLTMNGKLFKRYVVGLGVNGKTPLGKFQTVVHQTNPDWTPPGGGTIKFGDPRNILGTRWMSIQDATRPDIKGFGIHGTPLRDSIGAETSNGCVRMLNEDVEELYLLIPRGTEVIISE from the coding sequence ATGGCAGATATTTTTGTAAAATCGTATGACGAGCAGCACAAGCCCAACGGTAGGTTTGTTAAGACCGGACTGGTTGTGCTGGCGGTAACCGCGGCGGTGATCGGCGTGTGTCTGTGGATGGACAGCCGTTCAGCTAAAGCGACCGAACCCAAGTCGGCGGCTCAGGAAAAACCGGCGGCCCAGCCGGTTAAGACTCCGGTTCCGGCCCCCGCGCCGGTCGCTCAAGCCGCGCCCGCCGTTTCCACTACTGATTCCCGCGCCCAGCAGCTTTTCACCCGTGCTCAGAGTCTCGCTGCGGCCGGAAGTCTGGAGCAGGCGCGCGATCTGCTCAGCGAAGTGATTGCAACGGCTGGCGACGAGAGCCTTAAGAACAACGCCATGCGCGTTCAGGGGCGTATTAACGTACAGCTTTTCCTTTCCCAGACGCTGACGCCGGAGAAAAAGAGTTATGTCATTCAGCCCGGCGATTCGCTCGATAAGATTGCGCGGCTGAACAAAACCACGGTCGAGATGATTCGCAAGATGAACAAGATGGAAAACAATACGATTTTCCCCGGCGGACGTCTGCTGATGCCTGTCGTGCCGTTTGTTGTACAGGTGAATAAGTCGACCAAAACGCTCGATCTGACTATGAACGGAAAGCTGTTCAAGCGTTATGTTGTCGGCCTTGGCGTGAACGGTAAGACACCGCTCGGAAAATTTCAGACCGTCGTACACCAGACGAATCCCGACTGGACACCTCCGGGCGGCGGCACGATTAAGTTTGGCGATCCGCGGAATATTTTAGGAACGCGCTGGATGTCGATTCAGGATGCGACCCGACCTGACATTAAAGGATTTGGTATTCACGGAACGCCGTTGCGTGACAGCATCGGGGCGGAAACCAGTAATGGCTGCGTCCGCATGTTGAACGAAGATGTCGAAGAGCTTTACCTTCTGATTCCGCGCGGAACAGAAGTCATCATCAGCGAATAA
- a CDS encoding 30S ribosomal protein S1 — translation MYSNTLKDFTVGSIVPGKVLRIQDDEVLVDIGYKSEGIVDGDEFEDVAAVQVGDTIEVFLESLENDHGMVVLSKKRAEQQRKWDHIVNDCEEGSLVEGMITRAIKGGFIVDIGADAFLPGSQVDVVPVRNLDDYIGRTLQVKILKINKERKNIVVSRREIIEETRREQKLKLLGEIKVGQLRKGTVKNITDFGAFVDLDGIDGLLHVTDMSWGRINHPTEMVRVGDQIEVMILDIDLDKERISLGLKQTLSNPWQDIDAKYPIGTRICGKVVSLAPYGAFVEIEEGVEGLVHVSEISWTKRIQRASDVLKVGEEVQAVVLSINMDDKKISLGMRQTEENPWEVAALKYPIGSLVKGKVRNFTSYGAFVEIEEGVDGMIHVSDMSWTRKINHPSEVLKKGEEVETIVLEIDSANQRISLGLKQAQEDPWARITDAYKEGQKITGKVTKLTNFGAFVELEDGIDGLVHISQISDAHVEKVKDVLNIGDQVEARIVKIDPVEHRIGLSIKAAKIADEDFEISDELLTGLRPGEELVDLSSAFDGLLTGNEEWHPGQKS, via the coding sequence ATGTACAGCAACACCCTCAAGGACTTCACCGTCGGCTCAATCGTGCCGGGTAAAGTGCTCCGCATCCAGGACGACGAAGTGCTCGTTGATATCGGTTACAAATCCGAAGGCATCGTTGACGGCGACGAATTCGAAGACGTAGCCGCCGTTCAGGTCGGCGACACCATCGAAGTATTTCTCGAAAGCCTCGAAAACGACCACGGCATGGTTGTTCTCAGCAAGAAACGCGCTGAACAGCAGCGCAAGTGGGATCATATCGTCAACGACTGCGAAGAAGGCAGTCTGGTCGAAGGCATGATCACCCGCGCCATCAAGGGCGGTTTCATCGTCGATATCGGTGCCGACGCATTCCTGCCCGGCTCGCAGGTTGACGTGGTTCCGGTTCGCAACCTCGACGACTACATCGGCCGTACGCTTCAGGTTAAAATTCTTAAAATCAACAAAGAGCGCAAAAACATTGTGGTTTCCCGCCGCGAGATCATCGAAGAAACCCGCCGCGAACAGAAACTTAAACTGCTCGGCGAAATCAAGGTCGGTCAGCTCCGCAAGGGCACGGTCAAGAATATCACCGACTTCGGCGCGTTCGTGGATCTCGACGGGATCGACGGCCTGCTTCATGTCACCGACATGAGCTGGGGCCGCATCAATCATCCGACCGAAATGGTGCGCGTTGGCGACCAGATCGAAGTGATGATTCTCGATATCGACCTCGACAAGGAACGCATTTCGCTCGGTCTGAAGCAGACCCTTTCCAATCCGTGGCAGGATATCGACGCCAAGTACCCGATCGGCACCCGCATCTGCGGCAAGGTCGTCAGCCTCGCTCCGTACGGTGCGTTCGTTGAAATCGAAGAAGGTGTCGAAGGTCTCGTTCACGTTTCCGAAATTTCATGGACCAAGCGCATTCAGCGCGCTTCCGATGTGCTCAAAGTCGGCGAAGAAGTTCAGGCTGTCGTGCTGTCGATCAACATGGACGACAAGAAGATTTCGCTCGGCATGCGCCAGACCGAAGAAAATCCGTGGGAAGTCGCCGCGCTCAAATACCCGATCGGCTCGCTGGTCAAGGGTAAGGTGCGCAACTTCACCTCATACGGTGCATTTGTTGAAATCGAAGAAGGCGTTGATGGAATGATTCATGTGTCCGACATGTCGTGGACACGCAAAATCAACCATCCTTCCGAAGTGCTCAAGAAGGGCGAGGAAGTCGAAACCATCGTACTCGAAATTGACTCCGCCAATCAGCGCATCTCGCTGGGCCTCAAGCAGGCTCAGGAAGATCCGTGGGCCCGTATTACCGACGCCTATAAAGAAGGCCAGAAGATCACCGGTAAAGTCACCAAGCTCACCAACTTCGGCGCGTTTGTCGAACTTGAAGACGGAATCGACGGTCTGGTTCACATCAGCCAGATCAGCGATGCACACGTTGAAAAAGTCAAAGACGTGCTCAATATCGGCGATCAGGTGGAAGCCCGTATTGTTAAGATCGACCCGGTTGAACACCGGATCGGCCTCAGCATCAAAGCGGCCAAGATCGCGGATGAAGACTTCGAGATCAGCGACGAGCTGCTCACCGGTCTGCGTCCGGGCGAAGAACTGGTTGACCTTTCTTCCGCGTTCGACGGTCTGCTGACCGGCAACGAAGAATGGCACCCCGGCCAGAAATCATAA